Proteins from a genomic interval of Paenibacillus sp. RC334:
- a CDS encoding amino acid adenylation domain-containing protein, with product MTAERVRFCVLFPFILCQLKICATCSQLDVMYTQWEVYKLSIFKEHELYWEQMLSPEDRMNMLPYSSLNSKEADAGSIPRLHHMSFLLSAQVSERILSMSKGTPMAIYLILLAGVECLIYKYTGEEQIIVGMPALQQQATTELPMNECLPVKTRLSRSSTFRSAFSGLKKTVTEALEHQNLPFRKMVKNLSLTYTPDHTPVFHTVVSLRHLHVESCDERISSDAWFQFEHVENSIQLTLSCNADLYDPAYMNQLVQHLEHILSLILFEPDLHYGSAGLLSSSEAEQWLALFNNTAIEYPEGKTIHQLFREQAERTPYHLAIVMESVQITYRELHERSNRLARTLKSRGVGKEQFIALITDRSIEMVVGILGILKAGGAYVPIDPAYPEQRVKYMLTDSAADMVLIQKHVSVPSDYSGEVVYLDELAAYDENTADLDDTGNTHLAYLIYTSGTTGTPKGVMIEHHSITNTLQWKAQSYAFTEEHRVLMMSNFVFDSFITHLFGPLISGSTIYLLDGQQSADAFAIKEAVGRWKITHLQSTPQFLYRILDMMDVRDVSSLKNVVVGGENITPALIRHLTGLNEQIEICNEYGPTENSVITTMRRMGATDQVISIGKPIANTTVYILNRENQLQPVYAPGELCIKGPGLSRGYLHLPKETAERFTEDPFVPDGRIYRTGDLARWLPDGSIEYLGRIDDQVKIRGYRVEPGEIEEALLSMPFIREAVVVTHVNGEGIPHLCAYVAGSGEFRTSDIRSALSEKIPEYMIPAFIVKLEQMPLTPNGKVDRKALPAPEEQIQRGNEDYMAPRTAVEETLVTIWQAVLGVSPVGIQHHFLDLGGDSIKAIQVSSRLYQAGYKVDVKDLFKYTTIELLSPHVQKVSQTADQGEISGPVMSTPIQRWFLERQTEDSHHFNQSFMLYRKDAFQEEALHATLKELVIHHDALRIVFHEADPGYEAWNRAVGDGELYGLDVFDFREHTDAGEAVERASSRIQSSFQLNKGPLVKAGLFRCMDGDHLLITIHHLVVDGVSWRILLEDLQKAYEQAVKGERIQLPLKTDSFQLWSKQLQEYANSPEIEKERNYWRDISTIPVLPLPTDLDRGVSRVMDSEAVAVRWTATETGQLLKYAHKAYSTEINDLLLTALGIAINKWKGLGKVAVHLEGHGRESMIPGLDITRTVGWFTSQYPVVLQIDAGDELSRQIKQTKEMLRQMTNKGMGYGLLRYLAASNTHDICEIRPDISFNYLGQFDQDMENSSIQLSPYSSGPDMSSLQERPYTLDINGMITGGVLSMGIGFSRKDYRKETMEQLAELMHDSLLDIITHCTQKATSPELTPSDIMLTGITMAELEQLTRDTAETGTIENIYPLTAMQKGMLFHSLAAPDSGSYFEQITFDMQGELDVRVFRESLRQIIDRYDILRTNFYFGWRDTPLQVVYREKEPALHVADIRYMTNEDAKQWTEMYAANDKKRGMDLASDALMRISVFQKDDTMYHVVWSFHHVLMDGWCAPILFNELLEIYYAKLHHTQLELPPTAPYSEYITWLERQDRAKASLYWKQYLEYYEGQAILPGADTSIHQEYELAETAIELSTALTNSLKQLAKENHVTLNTLLQTVWGIVLHKYNGARDTVFGSVVSGRPAEIPGIERMIGLFINTIPVRIRWEEGEVFTQLLQRNQQQAVASGAFDTYPLYEIQSQLVQKQLITHIMIFENYPVEQQLEDSGLPSAGRLDILHAEVQEQTNYNFNIIVVPGEKISIRFNYNARVFLAENVKRIGEHVHHLLQQIVGKPDSKLAELQLLTVEETRQTLEQCYQAAGPECTEKTIHQLFEEQAERYPDHIALVHGDVQLTYRELNEQADRLAQKLIAYGVEPERIVCLMADRSPDMIIGMIAILKAGGAYMPVDPTYPQERIRYMLEDSGVDILLLQSHLQEKVAAFFSGTFIVFNDETCPLNDQKEKLSRQTKPRLAHSDSLACVIYTSGTTGKPKGILTTHRNIIRVAYESNYITIEPEDRILQLSNYAFDGSTFDIYSALLNGAGLVLISKEALLDMDKLTKHMAAHNVSVMFVTTALFNVMFDAYPDRLVSLRKILFGGERVSVDHVRKALSYLGPDRLIHVYGPTESTVFATAYHVNDITEHKAIIPIGYPVSHTSTYIVNEAGQLQPPGVPGELWVGGSGLARGYLNRPELTSEKFIPNPFSHGERVYRTGDWVKWLPDGAIEYLGRIDHQVKIRGHRVELGEIETRLLSIEQIQETIVIAREQEGGTKQLCAYYTGSSTLTPERVRTILKQDMPAYMIPAFIIKLPAMPLTLNGKIDRNALPAPENSVKTPGNGYAAPRTEIESLLVEIWQQILGVPQVGIHDDFFDLGGDSIQSIQVSSRLSQAGFQLEMRHWYTSQTIAELSVHVEQVNDKVDQGPVSGTVRLTPIQRWFLESPDSVNLHHFNQSMLFAGVDRLDLEAIHRVMRRITEHHDGLRTVFRRSGEQYIPYIRQVDEGELYTLEVRDCIQLTNPATAIEEASNRVQSSIQLDIGPLVKLVLFRCNPSDHLLIVVHHLVMDMVSWRILLEDITSGYEQAVNGQVITFPPKTASFQNWAEALHAYAYQPQLQHERAYWQEVASQGSQPIPKDYTEQTSLVKDTVTITIEWSNEETRQLLTQVHQAYDTDIQDLLLATWSQALYQWKNLYQTIIHLEGHGREAIIPGIDITRTVGWFTSQYPVRLVADANDDISQHILKTKDHLRQIPNKGIGFGILRYISDWAQEFKDAIQPEVSFNYLGQFDQELQYSAIGISPYSKGNDVSEMQQRRYVLDIVGSITSGKLTLAISYSTKQFQNVSIQRLGDLMKDNLRTIIKHCVRQGENLRIPSSEDIKYTGYMEKPNEFADRLLHSPWMDGVTGAVLVLVQDNKIVVNQGCGYTDLTRSTKVDPATTLMRVGSINKIFTSVVIRQLAEQGKLDINAKVRSLIEDIDIPGPFNESLTLKHLLNYESGLDHPDSGMDDLIRGEVPLTMTLKQFIHKYMPAVVHIPGEQYQYSNFAYIILGYIIEQITGMSCGQYAHSHILQPLGMNSSSFTLPAEWSNRLAKGYHPDQQLVPAYLYSPIDTATGSMVSTGDDMARFMLAMLGEGAYGGSRILSRESAQALMSVKPDIEAGKPYGRNGFEMNIHPEYGSERILVKSGNFPGFSALMWLLPDQKTGAFLMCNQSIVNKFELFEAFANYFCSSASNRKKLYV from the coding sequence ATGACAGCGGAAAGAGTGCGCTTTTGCGTGCTTTTTCCGTTCATTCTGTGCCAATTGAAGATTTGTGCTACCTGCTCGCAGCTTGATGTCATGTACACACAATGGGAGGTATATAAATTGTCTATTTTCAAGGAACATGAACTGTATTGGGAACAAATGCTCAGTCCCGAGGATCGGATGAACATGTTACCATATTCCAGTCTGAATTCAAAAGAAGCTGACGCTGGCTCTATTCCCCGTTTGCATCACATGTCTTTTTTGTTATCCGCGCAAGTTTCTGAGCGTATCCTGTCTATGTCCAAGGGTACTCCTATGGCTATTTATTTAATTTTGCTGGCTGGCGTGGAGTGCCTGATATATAAATATACCGGGGAAGAGCAGATCATTGTAGGCATGCCGGCTTTACAGCAACAAGCTACTACAGAGCTTCCAATGAACGAATGCCTTCCTGTCAAAACGAGGCTGAGCCGATCCAGTACGTTTAGATCCGCTTTTTCCGGGCTTAAAAAGACGGTAACAGAAGCGCTTGAGCATCAAAATCTTCCATTTCGAAAAATGGTGAAAAATCTGAGCCTCACATATACACCGGATCATACTCCTGTTTTTCATACCGTTGTTTCCTTACGCCATCTTCATGTGGAGTCATGTGACGAACGGATTTCTTCTGATGCATGGTTTCAGTTTGAGCATGTAGAGAATAGCATTCAATTAACATTGTCCTGTAACGCGGATTTGTACGATCCCGCGTATATGAATCAGCTCGTACAGCATTTGGAGCACATACTGTCTCTTATTTTATTTGAGCCGGATTTGCACTACGGCAGTGCGGGATTGTTGTCCTCCAGTGAAGCGGAACAATGGTTAGCATTATTTAATAACACTGCTATCGAATATCCTGAGGGAAAAACGATACACCAACTGTTCCGAGAACAAGCAGAGCGCACACCGTACCATCTAGCCATTGTCATGGAAAGTGTACAGATTACATATCGTGAGTTACATGAACGCTCTAACCGTCTGGCGCGCACTCTAAAGTCCAGAGGAGTTGGAAAAGAACAATTCATCGCTCTGATTACAGACCGTTCTATTGAGATGGTTGTAGGTATTTTAGGTATCCTGAAGGCAGGAGGCGCGTATGTTCCTATTGATCCTGCATACCCGGAGCAGCGCGTGAAGTATATGTTGACTGATTCGGCAGCAGACATGGTTTTAATTCAAAAGCATGTTTCCGTCCCGTCAGACTACAGCGGAGAAGTTGTTTATCTCGATGAATTAGCTGCATATGATGAAAATACTGCTGATCTGGATGATACAGGTAATACGCATTTGGCCTATTTAATTTATACCTCAGGCACAACTGGCACTCCTAAGGGAGTGATGATTGAGCACCATAGCATCACCAATACCCTGCAATGGAAAGCACAGTCGTATGCATTCACGGAAGAACATCGTGTTTTGATGATGAGCAACTTTGTGTTTGACTCCTTTATTACACATCTGTTCGGTCCGCTTATTTCAGGGTCTACCATCTATTTGCTTGATGGACAGCAGAGTGCAGATGCTTTTGCAATTAAGGAGGCGGTTGGACGCTGGAAAATCACTCATTTGCAGAGCACTCCGCAATTTTTGTACCGTATTTTGGACATGATGGATGTCCGGGACGTATCTTCATTAAAAAATGTAGTAGTCGGTGGTGAAAATATCACCCCAGCGCTTATCCGTCATTTAACTGGACTTAACGAGCAGATCGAGATTTGCAATGAGTACGGGCCAACTGAAAATAGCGTCATCACTACTATGCGGAGAATGGGTGCTACAGACCAAGTCATTTCCATCGGGAAACCTATTGCCAATACTACAGTTTATATTTTAAATAGGGAGAATCAGCTTCAACCTGTCTATGCTCCAGGCGAACTGTGTATTAAAGGGCCGGGTCTTTCAAGAGGTTACCTCCATTTACCGAAGGAAACAGCGGAGAGATTTACGGAGGACCCTTTTGTTCCTGACGGCCGTATATACAGAACAGGTGATTTGGCACGCTGGCTACCTGACGGCAGCATTGAGTACCTTGGACGAATAGACGACCAGGTCAAAATCCGCGGTTATCGGGTCGAACCAGGCGAGATCGAAGAAGCTCTATTAAGCATGCCCTTTATTCGGGAAGCCGTGGTAGTTACACACGTAAATGGGGAAGGTATTCCTCATTTGTGTGCTTATGTTGCAGGCAGTGGAGAATTCCGTACGTCAGATATCCGGAGCGCCCTGTCGGAGAAAATCCCGGAATATATGATTCCTGCTTTTATTGTGAAGCTGGAGCAGATGCCTCTGACACCTAACGGAAAAGTGGATCGTAAAGCGCTCCCTGCTCCCGAAGAACAAATTCAGCGTGGGAACGAGGACTATATGGCTCCTCGGACCGCTGTAGAGGAGACGCTTGTTACGATTTGGCAAGCCGTGCTTGGCGTATCTCCCGTCGGCATCCAGCATCATTTTTTGGATCTCGGCGGTGATTCTATTAAAGCGATACAAGTATCCTCCCGGTTATACCAGGCTGGCTACAAAGTAGATGTAAAGGATTTATTCAAATATACAACCATTGAATTGTTAAGCCCACATGTCCAAAAGGTTAGCCAGACAGCAGACCAAGGAGAAATCAGCGGACCTGTCATGTCTACACCTATTCAGAGATGGTTTCTGGAGCGCCAGACCGAAGACTCTCATCATTTCAATCAATCCTTTATGCTGTATAGAAAAGATGCTTTTCAGGAAGAAGCACTGCATGCAACGTTAAAAGAATTAGTAATACACCACGATGCACTGCGGATTGTTTTTCATGAAGCCGACCCCGGCTATGAGGCCTGGAACCGTGCGGTTGGAGATGGAGAGCTTTACGGTCTGGACGTATTTGACTTTCGTGAACATACCGATGCAGGTGAGGCTGTTGAGCGAGCGTCCAGCCGGATTCAGTCCAGTTTTCAGTTAAATAAGGGGCCTCTTGTCAAAGCGGGATTGTTCCGCTGTATGGATGGCGATCATTTACTAATCACCATTCATCATCTAGTCGTGGATGGCGTCTCTTGGCGTATTTTGCTGGAAGATTTACAGAAGGCTTACGAGCAGGCCGTGAAAGGAGAACGTATTCAGCTTCCACTCAAAACCGACTCTTTCCAGCTATGGTCAAAGCAACTGCAAGAGTATGCGAACAGTCCCGAAATAGAGAAAGAACGTAATTACTGGAGGGACATCAGTACAATTCCGGTATTACCGCTGCCAACAGATTTGGATAGGGGAGTTTCCAGAGTGATGGACAGTGAGGCGGTTGCTGTGCGTTGGACTGCAACCGAAACCGGACAATTGCTAAAATACGCTCATAAAGCGTACTCGACGGAAATAAACGATTTGCTGCTGACAGCACTCGGGATAGCGATTAATAAGTGGAAAGGATTGGGGAAGGTTGCTGTTCATTTGGAAGGGCATGGCCGTGAGTCGATGATTCCCGGTCTGGATATTACACGCACGGTAGGGTGGTTTACGAGTCAATACCCTGTGGTGCTTCAAATAGATGCAGGCGATGAACTATCCAGACAAATCAAACAGACCAAAGAAATGCTGCGGCAAATGACGAACAAGGGCATGGGTTATGGCTTGCTCCGTTATTTAGCTGCTTCGAATACACATGACATTTGCGAAATCCGACCCGATATCAGCTTCAACTATCTTGGACAGTTTGACCAAGACATGGAGAACAGCAGCATCCAACTGTCGCCTTATTCCAGTGGACCGGATATGAGCTCCCTTCAGGAAAGACCTTACACCCTGGACATCAATGGAATGATTACAGGAGGAGTATTGTCGATGGGGATTGGGTTCAGTAGAAAAGACTACAGGAAAGAAACAATGGAGCAGCTCGCTGAATTGATGCATGACAGCTTGCTGGACATTATTACCCATTGCACACAGAAAGCGACATCTCCTGAGCTTACGCCAAGCGATATTATGTTGACCGGGATCACAATGGCTGAGCTGGAGCAACTGACCCGAGATACGGCAGAAACAGGTACAATTGAAAATATATATCCGTTGACCGCTATGCAAAAGGGGATGCTTTTTCACAGCTTGGCTGCTCCTGATTCGGGCTCATATTTTGAGCAAATTACGTTTGATATGCAGGGTGAGCTAGATGTGCGTGTTTTCAGGGAAAGTCTTCGTCAAATCATAGACAGGTACGACATCCTGAGGACCAACTTTTATTTTGGCTGGAGGGATACCCCGCTGCAAGTGGTGTACCGTGAGAAAGAACCGGCCCTTCATGTTGCAGATATTCGGTATATGACGAACGAGGATGCCAAACAGTGGACGGAAATGTATGCAGCCAATGATAAAAAGCGCGGTATGGATCTTGCATCCGATGCACTCATGCGGATTTCCGTATTTCAAAAAGATGACACCATGTACCACGTTGTCTGGAGCTTCCACCATGTACTTATGGACGGATGGTGCGCACCGATTTTGTTTAACGAATTGCTTGAAATATATTATGCCAAGCTTCATCATACTCAACTTGAATTGCCTCCAACAGCTCCTTACAGTGAATATATTACTTGGCTGGAAAGACAAGATCGTGCCAAGGCTTCCCTGTACTGGAAGCAATATTTGGAATATTATGAAGGACAGGCCATACTTCCAGGGGCAGATACAAGTATACATCAAGAATACGAGCTTGCCGAAACCGCAATCGAATTGAGCACAGCACTGACTAACAGTCTGAAACAGCTGGCTAAAGAAAATCATGTAACCCTGAATACACTTCTGCAAACGGTCTGGGGGATTGTGCTGCACAAATATAATGGGGCCCGAGATACTGTATTTGGTAGCGTTGTTTCGGGCAGACCAGCTGAAATCCCCGGCATTGAACGAATGATCGGCTTGTTTATTAATACGATTCCGGTTCGTATTCGCTGGGAGGAAGGAGAGGTTTTCACTCAGCTGCTGCAACGCAATCAGCAGCAGGCTGTGGCATCAGGAGCCTTTGATACGTATCCGCTTTATGAAATTCAATCCCAGCTGGTGCAGAAACAACTTATTACTCATATTATGATCTTTGAAAATTATCCTGTAGAACAACAACTTGAAGACAGCGGCTTGCCAAGCGCGGGTCGTCTTGACATTCTTCACGCTGAAGTTCAGGAGCAAACGAACTATAATTTTAATATCATTGTAGTTCCGGGTGAGAAAATCAGCATCCGCTTCAACTATAATGCGCGTGTCTTTCTTGCGGAAAATGTGAAGCGCATAGGTGAGCATGTGCATCATCTCTTGCAACAGATTGTGGGCAAGCCGGATAGCAAGCTGGCAGAATTGCAGCTTTTGACCGTGGAGGAGACAAGGCAGACACTGGAACAGTGCTATCAGGCAGCCGGGCCTGAATGTACCGAGAAAACGATTCATCAGCTATTTGAGGAACAAGCAGAGCGTTACCCTGATCATATTGCACTAGTGCATGGCGATGTTCAGTTAACGTACCGTGAGCTGAATGAACAGGCAGACAGACTTGCCCAAAAGCTCATTGCTTACGGAGTCGAGCCTGAGCGAATCGTCTGTCTGATGGCTGATCGCAGCCCTGACATGATCATCGGCATGATAGCAATTCTCAAGGCGGGTGGAGCCTACATGCCAGTAGATCCGACGTATCCGCAGGAGCGAATCCGTTATATGTTAGAGGACTCAGGCGTCGATATTTTGCTGCTGCAAAGCCATTTGCAGGAAAAGGTAGCCGCGTTCTTTAGCGGTACGTTCATCGTTTTTAATGATGAAACCTGCCCTCTAAATGATCAGAAGGAGAAATTATCCAGGCAAACAAAACCACGGCTGGCCCATTCGGACTCGCTGGCCTGCGTCATCTATACTTCAGGCACAACAGGCAAGCCCAAAGGAATATTGACAACTCATCGTAACATTATCCGAGTGGCGTATGAGAGTAATTATATTACAATTGAACCAGAAGATCGGATATTACAGTTGTCCAACTATGCATTTGACGGCTCCACCTTTGACATTTATTCAGCTTTGCTTAATGGAGCTGGCTTGGTGCTGATTTCAAAAGAAGCATTGCTGGATATGGATAAGCTGACGAAACATATGGCTGCGCATAATGTCAGCGTTATGTTTGTTACAACCGCTTTATTTAACGTTATGTTTGATGCATACCCGGACCGCCTAGTTTCACTCCGTAAAATCCTTTTCGGGGGAGAGCGTGTGTCTGTAGATCATGTCAGGAAAGCATTGAGTTACCTTGGACCAGACAGGCTTATCCATGTCTATGGGCCGACAGAAAGTACAGTCTTTGCAACCGCCTATCACGTCAATGATATCACAGAACACAAAGCAATCATTCCTATTGGATATCCGGTAAGTCATACGAGCACTTACATTGTGAATGAAGCAGGACAGCTTCAGCCACCGGGTGTACCAGGCGAATTATGGGTGGGTGGAAGCGGACTTGCCCGCGGGTACCTCAACCGGCCGGAACTGACTTCCGAAAAATTTATTCCCAATCCTTTCTCCCATGGAGAGAGAGTCTATCGAACCGGAGATTGGGTAAAATGGCTCCCGGACGGTGCGATTGAATATCTGGGCAGAATAGATCATCAAGTTAAAATAAGAGGTCACCGCGTGGAGCTTGGAGAGATTGAAACTCGACTCTTAAGTATTGAGCAGATTCAGGAAACCATTGTCATTGCCAGAGAACAGGAAGGCGGGACCAAGCAGCTGTGTGCTTACTACACAGGTAGTTCTACCCTGACACCGGAACGTGTAAGAACGATATTGAAACAGGACATGCCTGCGTATATGATTCCGGCCTTTATCATTAAGCTTCCAGCCATGCCACTGACTTTGAATGGAAAAATTGACCGTAATGCACTCCCTGCTCCTGAAAATAGTGTGAAAACACCTGGAAATGGATATGCAGCACCACGAACGGAAATAGAGAGCTTGTTGGTTGAAATCTGGCAGCAGATTCTGGGAGTGCCACAGGTAGGTATCCATGATGATTTTTTTGATCTGGGAGGGGATTCGATTCAATCGATTCAGGTATCTTCCAGACTGTCTCAGGCCGGATTCCAGCTGGAAATGAGACATTGGTATACGAGTCAGACGATTGCAGAGTTAAGCGTACATGTGGAGCAAGTGAATGATAAGGTAGATCAAGGTCCAGTGAGCGGCACGGTTCGATTAACCCCCATTCAGCGGTGGTTTCTGGAAAGCCCGGATAGTGTAAATCTTCATCATTTTAATCAATCCATGCTCTTTGCCGGGGTTGATCGTCTGGATCTGGAAGCCATTCATCGGGTCATGCGGCGTATTACGGAACATCATGATGGACTGCGGACCGTATTCCGCCGGAGCGGTGAACAATACATTCCTTATATTCGGCAAGTCGATGAAGGAGAGCTCTATACGCTGGAAGTCAGGGATTGTATCCAGTTAACCAATCCAGCTACTGCTATTGAGGAAGCGTCCAACCGGGTACAAAGCAGCATTCAATTGGACATTGGCCCATTGGTTAAGCTGGTTCTGTTCCGTTGTAATCCTAGCGATCATTTGCTGATTGTAGTCCACCATCTTGTTATGGACATGGTATCCTGGAGGATTTTACTGGAGGACATTACATCAGGGTATGAGCAAGCGGTCAACGGGCAAGTCATAACTTTCCCTCCCAAAACTGCGTCCTTCCAAAACTGGGCGGAGGCGCTCCATGCTTATGCATACCAGCCGCAGTTGCAGCATGAGCGTGCGTATTGGCAGGAGGTTGCGTCCCAGGGAAGTCAGCCGATTCCTAAGGATTACACGGAGCAGACTTCCCTTGTCAAAGACACGGTGACCATCACTATAGAGTGGTCGAACGAAGAAACGCGGCAACTGCTTACACAGGTTCATCAAGCATATGATACAGACATTCAAGATTTGCTGCTCGCTACATGGAGCCAGGCACTGTACCAATGGAAAAATCTTTATCAGACGATAATACATTTGGAAGGTCATGGCAGGGAGGCAATCATTCCCGGAATTGATATCACACGCACAGTTGGCTGGTTTACGAGCCAATATCCGGTCAGACTCGTGGCAGATGCGAACGATGATATCTCACAGCATATATTGAAAACAAAGGATCATTTACGCCAGATTCCGAATAAGGGTATCGGCTTTGGAATACTGCGCTATATATCCGATTGGGCGCAAGAGTTCAAAGACGCCATACAGCCGGAAGTCAGTTTTAATTATCTTGGACAGTTTGACCAGGAGCTGCAGTACAGTGCGATTGGTATTTCACCATATTCCAAAGGAAATGATGTAAGTGAGATGCAACAAAGACGCTATGTACTGGATATTGTCGGCAGTATCACCTCCGGCAAGCTCACACTGGCTATCAGTTATAGCACAAAACAGTTCCAGAATGTATCCATTCAACGGCTTGGAGACCTTATGAAGGACAATCTGCGAACGATCATTAAGCACTGTGTTCGTCAAGGTGAAAACCTTCGTATACCTTCTTCTGAGGATATAAAGTATACAGGCTATATGGAAAAACCAAACGAATTTGCTGACAGATTGCTTCATTCTCCTTGGATGGATGGTGTGACAGGAGCTGTTTTGGTTCTGGTTCAAGATAACAAAATTGTTGTGAATCAGGGGTGCGGTTATACCGATCTGACACGTTCTACTAAGGTAGATCCGGCTACTACGCTGATGAGGGTCGGCTCCATTAATAAAATATTTACATCGGTTGTTATCCGGCAATTGGCAGAGCAGGGGAAATTAGATATAAATGCAAAGGTCCGTTCTCTCATCGAGGACATTGACATTCCTGGACCGTTTAACGAGTCGTTAACTTTGAAGCATCTACTGAATTATGAATCCGGTTTGGATCATCCGGATTCGGGGATGGATGACCTGATCAGGGGTGAAGTCCCTTTGACTATGACATTGAAGCAGTTTATCCATAAGTATATGCCTGCCGTTGTTCATATTCCTGGGGAACAATATCAATATAGCAACTTTGCTTACATTATTCTGGGGTACATCATTGAACAAATTACAGGCATGTCATGCGGGCAATATGCCCATAGCCACATCCTTCAGCCGCTCGGGATGAACAGCAGTAGTTTCACATTGCCAGCAGAATGGTCAAATAGATTAGCGAAAGGTTACCATCCTGACCAGCAGCTTGTTCCGGCTTACCTGTATAGCCCAATAGACACGGCCACAGGAAGTATGGTGTCCACTGGGGACGATATGGCCCGTTTCATGCTTGCGATGCTGGGGGAGGGGGCTTATGGTGGTAGTCGTATCTTAAGCCGAGAGTCGGCTCAAGCTTTAATGTCCGTAAAACCGGACATTGAAGCAGGCAAGCCTTACGGACGAAACGGATTCGAGATGAACATCCATCCAGAATACGGAAGCGAACGTATTTTGGTTAAGAGCGGCAACTTTCCCGGCTTTAGTGCGTTGATGTGGCTGCTCCCGGACCAGAAGACCGGAGCCTTCCTGATGTGCAATCAAAGTATAGTAAATAAATTTGAACTGTTCGAAGCATTTGCAAATTATTTTTGTTCGTCTGCTAGTAATAGAAAGAAATTATATGTGTAG